The Aeromicrobium senzhongii genome includes a window with the following:
- a CDS encoding PaaI family thioesterase, with translation MSWEEMFRGDFAADDVRAYGELIENLHDVQNALAALSMDREAIDGLAADLAVWRDRLEKSTTDEQHQVNGRVAELPVRGHAMLPELLVTSRTTERVEGTVRFGRWFMGGGMAVHGGAVSLLFDEVLGILASLAAGGITRTAYLHTDYRALTPIDTELQAAAWIDRVEGRKWFVRGEIRHGDTVCAEGEGLFLRLLPEQGLGKRTTD, from the coding sequence GTGAGCTGGGAAGAGATGTTCCGCGGCGACTTCGCCGCCGACGACGTCCGCGCCTACGGCGAGCTGATCGAGAACCTGCACGACGTGCAGAACGCGCTGGCTGCCCTGAGCATGGACCGCGAGGCGATCGACGGCCTCGCGGCCGACCTCGCCGTGTGGCGTGACCGCCTCGAGAAGAGCACCACCGACGAGCAGCACCAGGTCAACGGCCGGGTCGCCGAGCTGCCGGTGCGAGGGCACGCGATGCTGCCCGAGCTGCTGGTCACCTCACGCACGACCGAGCGCGTCGAGGGCACGGTCCGCTTCGGCCGCTGGTTCATGGGCGGCGGCATGGCGGTGCACGGCGGCGCGGTCAGCCTGCTGTTCGACGAGGTGCTGGGCATCCTGGCGTCGCTGGCGGCCGGCGGCATCACCCGCACGGCGTACCTGCACACCGACTACCGGGCGCTGACCCCGATCGACACCGAGCTGCAGGCCGCCGCCTGGATCGACCGCGTCGAGGGCCGCAAGTGGTTCGTCCGCGGCGAGATCCGCCACGGCGACACCGTGTGCGCCGAGGGCGAGGGCCTGTTCCTGCGGCTGCTTCCCGAGCAGGGGCTCGGGAAGCGCACCACGGACTAG